From Polaribacter butkevichii, a single genomic window includes:
- the tilS gene encoding tRNA lysidine(34) synthetase TilS, protein MLQELSNHINHNLPFLKGKKLLIAISGGIDSVVLTHLLSALKFNISLAHCNFNLRGKESDLDEAFVRELGKKLKLNTFVTQFKTKEFAEENKQSTQIAARNLRYDWFDKLIKDHQFDYLLTAHHADDHLETFLINLTRGAGLDGLTGIPEINGNIVRPLLKFSRNDILTFAKENNISWREDKSNASTKYIRNKIRHQILPVLKEINPSLLETFAKTTEHLKESQQIIEDRIKQVALEILITDNNYIKINIEKLEKLSNPKAYLYQLLKEYNFTEWNDVANLLAAQSGKQIFSKTHTLLKDRDFLFLSKKLSTSTVDQSLIEENTIEITEPIHLKLESVIEKSAENNQTIYVDKKRLDYPLKLRKWQDGDFFYPTGMTGKKKLSKYFKDQKLSLLEKQNTWLLCNNNEDIIWVVGYRLDNRFKTTQQTKSVLKIAIL, encoded by the coding sequence ATGCTACAAGAACTCTCTAACCACATCAACCATAATCTTCCTTTTTTAAAAGGCAAGAAATTATTAATCGCCATTTCTGGTGGAATTGACTCTGTAGTTTTAACGCATCTGTTATCAGCATTAAAATTTAACATTTCACTGGCACATTGCAACTTTAATTTAAGAGGAAAAGAAAGCGATTTAGACGAAGCGTTTGTTAGGGAATTAGGAAAAAAACTAAAACTTAACACTTTTGTTACTCAATTTAAAACAAAAGAATTTGCTGAAGAAAACAAACAATCTACACAAATTGCTGCCAGAAATTTACGTTATGACTGGTTTGATAAATTGATAAAAGACCATCAATTTGATTATCTCTTAACAGCACATCATGCCGATGATCATTTAGAAACTTTTCTTATCAATTTAACCCGTGGTGCTGGTTTAGATGGTTTAACAGGCATTCCAGAAATTAATGGAAACATTGTGCGTCCGCTTTTAAAATTTTCTAGAAACGATATTTTAACGTTTGCAAAAGAAAACAATATTTCTTGGCGAGAAGATAAAAGTAATGCATCAACAAAATACATTAGAAACAAAATTAGACATCAAATACTCCCTGTTTTAAAGGAAATTAATCCTAGTTTGTTAGAAACCTTTGCAAAAACAACAGAACACTTAAAAGAAAGTCAGCAAATTATTGAAGACAGAATTAAACAAGTTGCATTAGAAATACTTATTACGGATAACAATTACATCAAAATTAATATTGAAAAACTAGAGAAATTATCGAACCCGAAAGCGTATTTATATCAACTTTTAAAAGAGTATAATTTTACAGAGTGGAATGATGTTGCTAATTTACTTGCTGCACAATCGGGGAAACAAATTTTTTCTAAAACACATACTTTATTAAAAGATCGAGACTTTTTATTCCTTTCTAAAAAACTTTCTACGAGTACTGTTGATCAATCTTTAATTGAAGAAAACACTATAGAAATTACAGAACCTATTCATCTAAAACTTGAAAGCGTAATAGAAAAATCAGCAGAAAATAACCAAACCATTTATGTTGATAAAAAACGTTTAGACTATCCTTTAAAACTTAGAAAATGGCAAGATGGCGATTTCTTTTATCCAACAGGAATGACCGGGAAAAAGAAATTAAGCAAGTATTTTAAAGACCAAAAATTATCGCTTTTAGAAAAACAAAATACATGGTTACTTTGCAATAATAAT
- a CDS encoding type II secretion system protein GspG — MTDLISFFLDIYLDIKYWIKYKKQRKFEKENNLPKSIVLYPYIKQFAIVFSVLFAVYFLVVIFILKDNNQKKTTKRMTEISKLLASEKKQFGKFPSELKDIIRNNPLRSNIIIDNWKAAFVYIPSKDGQNYQLISLGGDGKLGTKDDIVYSSN; from the coding sequence ATGACTGATTTAATATCTTTCTTTTTAGATATTTATTTAGACATTAAATATTGGATTAAATACAAGAAACAACGGAAGTTTGAGAAAGAAAATAACCTGCCCAAAAGCATTGTTTTGTATCCGTACATAAAACAATTTGCAATAGTATTTAGCGTTCTTTTTGCTGTTTATTTTCTTGTTGTTATTTTTATCTTAAAGGATAATAATCAGAAAAAAACAACCAAAAGAATGACAGAAATATCTAAACTTTTAGCCTCAGAAAAAAAACAGTTTGGTAAATTTCCATCAGAGTTAAAAGACATTATTAGAAACAATCCTTTAAGATCTAATATAATCATAGATAATTGGAAAGCTGCTTTTGTGTATATTCCATCTAAAGATGGACAAAATTATCAACTGATTTCTTTAGGAGGAGACGGAAAATTAGGTACAAAAGACGATATTGTATATTCTTCTAATTAA
- a CDS encoding anthranilate synthase component I family protein, whose translation MQRTIRTFSVDNIIEFKNNLLSWAQQFETVLWLDSNNYHQKYASFDGALAADDFTSIKTDYHQGFNKLKEYQTITKDYIFGYMTYDLKNDVERLSSNNFDGLHFPDLYFFQPKKLIFIKGNDVEFHYLRMVDDEIEDDFDEIKVLKKQEFSNKEPEVKIKLRIHKDEYHAKVSQVLEHIHKGDIYEANFCQEFYAENATINPVEVYKHLNRISEPPFASFLKLDNKFALCASPERYIKKQGTKIISQPIKGTAKRLVSEFDDAQLALDLMRDEKERAENVMIVDLVRNDLSKTAKIGSVKVEELCKVYSFKQVHQLISTVVSEVEENTHPIDIIQSTYPMGSMTGAPKVSAMKIIENLEETKRGLYSGSIGYFTPENDFDFNVIIRSILYNEEKKYISYSVGGAITAQSVVEKEYEECLLKAKAMKYVLLNSK comes from the coding sequence ATGCAAAGAACAATTCGCACTTTTTCTGTTGATAATATTATTGAATTCAAAAACAATTTATTGTCTTGGGCACAACAATTTGAAACCGTACTTTGGTTAGATTCTAATAACTATCACCAAAAATACGCTAGTTTTGATGGTGCTTTGGCAGCAGATGATTTTACTTCCATTAAAACAGATTATCATCAAGGTTTTAACAAGTTAAAAGAATACCAAACTATAACCAAAGATTATATTTTTGGTTACATGACTTATGATTTAAAGAATGATGTAGAACGACTTTCTTCTAATAATTTTGATGGTTTACATTTTCCTGATTTATATTTCTTTCAGCCTAAAAAACTAATTTTTATTAAAGGAAACGATGTTGAGTTTCATTATTTAAGAATGGTTGATGATGAAATTGAAGATGATTTTGATGAAATTAAAGTATTAAAAAAGCAAGAGTTTTCTAACAAAGAACCAGAAGTAAAGATAAAACTAAGGATTCACAAAGATGAATACCACGCTAAAGTAAGCCAAGTTTTAGAACATATACATAAAGGAGATATTTATGAAGCTAATTTTTGCCAGGAGTTTTATGCAGAAAATGCTACCATAAACCCGGTGGAAGTTTACAAACACCTCAACCGCATTTCGGAACCCCCCTTTGCTTCTTTCTTAAAACTAGACAACAAGTTTGCCTTGTGTGCATCACCAGAAAGATATATTAAAAAACAAGGCACAAAAATAATTTCTCAACCCATTAAAGGCACTGCTAAAAGGTTGGTAAGTGAGTTTGACGACGCTCAATTAGCTTTAGATTTAATGCGCGACGAAAAAGAGCGTGCAGAAAACGTAATGATTGTAGACTTGGTTAGAAACGACCTATCTAAAACAGCAAAAATAGGAAGCGTAAAAGTAGAAGAACTTTGTAAAGTATATTCTTTTAAGCAAGTACATCAATTAATATCTACCGTGGTCTCTGAGGTTGAAGAAAACACACACCCAATAGACATAATTCAAAGTACCTACCCAATGGGAAGTATGACCGGAGCACCTAAAGTTTCTGCTATGAAAATTATTGAAAACTTAGAAGAAACCAAACGCGGCTTGTACTCTGGATCGATAGGCTATTTTACACCAGAAAATGATTTCGATTTTAATGTAATTATAAGAAGTATCTTATATAATGAAGAAAAAAAATACATTTCATATTCTGTTGGTGGCGCCATAACAGCACAATCTGTTGTAGAAAAAGAGTATGAAGAATGTTTATTAAAAGCAAAGGCAATGAAGTATGTTTTACTGAATTCTAAGTAG
- a CDS encoding DUF4230 domain-containing protein: MELVILGLVIGLGISYLISQKFSLSKKKSLTEKQSVILLDKIKKVSKLITVEGDFSEIYHHENTKENFWGFTSKKKAIILIHAKAHIGFDFRKIKLEANTEKKEIVMSDFPQPEVVSIECDIKFYDLKNGYLNKFDTEDLTTLNKEAKEHVLAKIPESNLIRLANKEALEAILLMENLVETIGWKLDFTALETNEEIKKVTA; the protein is encoded by the coding sequence ATGGAGTTAGTTATTTTAGGGTTAGTTATTGGTTTAGGGATTTCGTATCTTATATCTCAAAAATTCTCTTTATCAAAAAAAAAGAGTTTAACAGAAAAGCAGTCGGTAATTTTATTAGATAAAATAAAGAAGGTATCAAAATTGATTACCGTAGAAGGAGATTTTTCTGAAATTTATCATCATGAAAATACCAAAGAAAATTTTTGGGGATTTACAAGTAAGAAAAAAGCCATTATTTTAATTCACGCAAAAGCACATATTGGCTTCGATTTTAGAAAAATTAAATTAGAAGCTAATACAGAAAAAAAAGAAATTGTGATGTCTGATTTTCCGCAACCAGAAGTGGTTTCTATAGAATGTGATATTAAATTTTATGATTTAAAAAATGGGTATCTTAATAAATTTGATACAGAAGATTTAACAACTCTAAATAAAGAAGCAAAAGAGCATGTATTGGCTAAAATACCAGAAAGTAATTTAATTCGCCTTGCAAATAAAGAAGCTTTAGAAGCAATTCTTTTAATGGAAAACTTAGTAGAAACGATTGGTTGGAAATTAGATTTTACAGCCTTAGAAACAAATGAAGAAATTAAAAAAGTAACAGCCTAA
- the lpdA gene encoding dihydrolipoyl dehydrogenase has translation MKYDIIVIGSGPGGYIAGIRASQLGKKVAIIEKYSTLGGTCTNVGCIPSKALLDSSHHYYDAIHHFEEHGIAVENPTFDFSKMVDRKAKIVETTTGGIKYLMDKNNIDVFEGLGSFEDATHIKVTKNDGSSEIIEGTNIIIATGSKPSTLPFISLDKERVITSTEALKLPEVPKHLVVIGGGVIGLELGSVYKRLGADVTVVEYAPKITPTMDADVSKELQKVLKKQGIKFAVSHGVTSVERNGDEVVVKANNKKGVEVEFKGDYCLVAVGRKAYTEGLGLEKVGVEVNERGQVATNEHLQTNISNIFAIGDVVAGAMLAHKAEEEGVVVAEYLAGEKPHIDYNLIPGIVYTWPEVAAVGKTEDELKAAKADYKVGKFSMRALGRSRASGDLDGFVKVLADKNTDEILGVHMVGARVADLIMEAAVAMEYRASAEDLARICHGHPTYSEAVKEAAKAAWDGKPLNA, from the coding sequence ATGAAATACGATATTATTGTAATTGGTTCTGGTCCTGGAGGATATATTGCCGGAATTAGAGCTTCTCAATTAGGTAAAAAAGTAGCAATTATAGAAAAATACTCAACTTTAGGAGGAACATGTACAAATGTTGGATGTATTCCGTCTAAAGCTTTATTAGATTCATCTCATCATTATTATGATGCGATTCATCATTTTGAAGAACATGGAATTGCCGTAGAAAACCCAACTTTCGATTTTAGCAAAATGGTAGACAGAAAAGCTAAAATTGTAGAAACAACTACAGGCGGAATTAAATACCTAATGGACAAAAATAACATTGATGTTTTTGAAGGTTTAGGTTCTTTTGAAGATGCTACACATATTAAAGTTACTAAAAATGATGGTTCTTCAGAAATAATTGAAGGTACAAATATTATCATTGCAACAGGCTCTAAACCATCTACTTTACCGTTTATTTCTTTAGATAAAGAGCGCGTAATTACCTCTACCGAAGCCTTAAAACTACCAGAAGTTCCAAAACATTTGGTTGTAATTGGTGGTGGTGTTATTGGTTTAGAGTTAGGTTCGGTATACAAACGTTTGGGTGCAGATGTCACTGTTGTAGAATATGCTCCAAAAATTACTCCAACAATGGATGCTGATGTTTCTAAAGAACTACAAAAAGTTTTAAAGAAACAAGGTATTAAGTTTGCCGTAAGTCATGGTGTTACTTCTGTAGAAAGAAATGGTGATGAAGTTGTTGTAAAAGCAAATAATAAAAAAGGTGTTGAAGTAGAGTTTAAAGGAGATTATTGTTTAGTTGCAGTTGGTAGAAAAGCGTATACAGAAGGTTTAGGTTTAGAAAAAGTTGGTGTAGAAGTTAATGAACGTGGACAAGTTGCCACCAACGAACATTTACAAACTAACATTTCTAATATTTTTGCAATTGGTGATGTTGTTGCTGGTGCAATGCTAGCTCACAAAGCAGAAGAAGAAGGTGTTGTAGTTGCAGAATATTTAGCAGGAGAAAAACCACATATCGATTATAATTTAATTCCTGGTATTGTTTATACATGGCCAGAAGTTGCTGCTGTTGGTAAAACAGAAGACGAATTAAAAGCAGCAAAAGCAGATTATAAAGTTGGTAAATTTTCTATGAGAGCTTTAGGTAGATCTCGTGCTAGTGGAGATTTAGATGGTTTTGTAAAAGTTTTAGCTGATAAGAATACTGATGAAATATTAGGAGTTCACATGGTAGGTGCACGTGTTGCCGATTTAATTATGGAAGCTGCCGTTGCTATGGAATACAGAGCATCTGCAGAAGACTTGGCAAGAATTTGTCATGGTCACCCAACATATTCAGAAGCGGTAAAAGAAGCTGCAAAAGCTGCTTGGGACGGAAAACCTTTAAACGCTTAA
- a CDS encoding heme-binding domain-containing protein — translation MKILKKIGIAVVFIFLVAQFFGPEKNEGDLASVETFIAETNPPADVQKILETTCYDCHTDKTVYPWYNTITPVNYWLAEHVKDGKKHLNFSAWSTYSLKKKEHKMDELYEEVEEKKMPLDSYTWTHAEANLTQDQIDAVVAWGKKVQAEYKQQLNTK, via the coding sequence ATGAAAATTCTAAAGAAAATAGGAATTGCTGTCGTATTCATATTTTTAGTGGCGCAATTTTTTGGCCCAGAAAAAAATGAAGGAGATTTAGCTTCTGTAGAAACCTTTATAGCAGAAACAAATCCGCCAGCAGATGTACAAAAAATATTAGAAACTACTTGTTACGATTGTCATACAGATAAAACGGTATATCCTTGGTATAATACTATTACACCTGTAAATTATTGGTTAGCAGAGCATGTTAAAGACGGTAAGAAACATTTAAATTTTTCTGCATGGAGCACCTATTCCTTAAAAAAGAAAGAACATAAAATGGATGAATTATATGAAGAGGTTGAAGAGAAAAAAATGCCGTTAGATTCTTATACTTGGACGCATGCAGAGGCGAATTTAACACAAGATCAAATTGATGCTGTGGTTGCTTGGGGTAAAAAAGTACAAGCAGAATATAAACAACAATTAAATACAAAATAA
- a CDS encoding glycosyltransferase family 4 protein — MSNQSVLIIGYVWVEPNSSAAGSRMLQLIKQFLQEGFKITFASPAQKSEKATSLSSLGVDEVAIALNNASFDDFITELNPTIVLFDRFMMEEQFGWRVAENCPNAIRVLDTEDLHFLRKTRHQQLRKGEEFTTDALLKSDDAKREIASILRCDMSLIISSFEMNLLKNVFKVDEKILYYLPFLLDKIDVHQQEKWKTFEERAHFIFIGNFFHKPNVDAVLTLKNEIWKEIRKVLPKVEVHIYGAYANQQINQLHNKKEGFIIKGFAEEAKEVVKNARVVLAPLRFGAGIKGKLTEAMICGTPSVTTEIGAEGMHNTLLWNGFIESDYSKFSEKAVQLYTDEKLWKASQKNGIEIINQIYDKERLGVLFINQIKEIQENLDQHRTHNFLGSLLQYQTLQATKYMSKWIEVKNA, encoded by the coding sequence TTGAGCAATCAATCGGTTTTAATTATTGGGTATGTTTGGGTAGAGCCTAATTCTTCTGCAGCCGGCAGTAGAATGTTACAGCTTATAAAACAGTTTTTACAAGAAGGTTTTAAAATAACGTTTGCTTCTCCGGCTCAAAAAAGCGAGAAAGCAACAAGTTTAAGTTCTTTAGGTGTTGATGAAGTTGCTATAGCATTAAATAATGCTTCTTTTGATGATTTTATAACCGAATTAAACCCAACAATTGTTTTGTTTGATCGTTTTATGATGGAAGAACAATTTGGTTGGCGAGTTGCAGAAAATTGCCCAAATGCAATACGAGTTTTAGATACGGAAGATTTACATTTTTTAAGAAAAACCCGTCATCAGCAATTAAGAAAAGGAGAAGAATTTACAACGGATGCATTATTAAAGTCGGATGATGCTAAAAGAGAAATCGCTTCAATTTTACGTTGTGATATGAGTTTGATTATCTCTTCTTTTGAAATGAATTTATTAAAAAATGTTTTTAAAGTTGATGAAAAAATCTTGTATTATCTCCCTTTTTTATTAGATAAGATTGATGTTCATCAGCAAGAAAAATGGAAAACTTTTGAGGAAAGAGCGCATTTTATTTTTATTGGTAACTTTTTTCACAAACCTAATGTGGATGCTGTTTTAACATTAAAAAATGAGATTTGGAAAGAAATTAGAAAGGTTTTACCAAAAGTAGAGGTTCATATTTATGGAGCGTATGCAAACCAGCAAATAAATCAATTACATAATAAAAAAGAAGGATTTATTATTAAAGGCTTTGCAGAAGAAGCTAAAGAGGTTGTTAAAAACGCAAGGGTTGTGTTAGCGCCTCTTCGTTTTGGAGCAGGTATAAAAGGAAAGTTAACGGAAGCTATGATTTGTGGTACGCCAAGTGTTACAACAGAAATTGGCGCAGAAGGAATGCACAACACATTACTTTGGAACGGTTTTATAGAATCTGATTACTCTAAATTTTCAGAAAAAGCAGTTCAATTATATACTGATGAAAAACTTTGGAAAGCATCTCAAAAAAACGGAATTGAAATCATCAATCAAATCTATGATAAAGAGAGGTTAGGAGTGCTTTTTATCAACCAAATAAAAGAAATTCAAGAAAATTTAGATCAACATAGAACTCATAATTTTTTAGGAAGTTTGTTGCAGTATCAAACGTTACAAGCTACAAAATATATGAGTAAATGGATAGAAGTGAAAAATGCGTAG
- a CDS encoding M3 family metallopeptidase, with translation MNPLLQDFNTPPFSKISNKDYKPAIKKGIEIAKAEIDEIINNPEVPTFENTTVALDFTGEKLNKITSIFFNLNSAETNDEIQKIAQEVSPWLSEFSNDITLNEDLFKRVKSVFDSKETLDLTPEQTMLLEKQYKSFARNGANLKESDKVKLRKIDAQLSKLSLKFGENVLAETNAFELHLTNEEDLAGLPESVKEAAKEVATSKEKVGYIFTLDYPSYIPFLTYADNRELRKKMAIAAGKKAFQDNEFNNEKIVLEIVNLRHQRANLLGYKTHAHFVLEERMAETPEKVIEFSNNLLEKAKPAALKEFENLENFAKKLDGIDHLEKWDGSYYSEKLKKELFDLDQELLKPYFKLENVIDGVFEIANRLYDLKFEEVSNIDKYHEDVKTYNVTDTNGNFISVFYADFHPRKGKRNGAWMTSYKSQQIKNGINERPQVSIVCNFTKPTETKPSLLTFNEVTTLFHEFGHALHGMLANTTYNSLSGTSVSWDFVELPSQVLENWCFEKEALELFAKHYETGEVIPMKYVEKIKESASFHEGMQTLRQLSFGLLDMQWHGSESSQTITSIKEFENAAFENTKLYPDVAENCMSTAFSHIFQGGYSAGYYSYKWAEVLDADAFEYFLEEGIFNKEVATKFKDNVLSKGGTEKPMELYKRFRGKEPKPDALLRRAGLI, from the coding sequence ATGAATCCACTTTTACAAGATTTTAATACACCTCCTTTTTCTAAAATTTCTAATAAAGATTACAAACCTGCTATTAAAAAAGGGATTGAAATTGCCAAAGCAGAAATTGATGAAATTATAAACAACCCTGAGGTTCCTACTTTTGAAAACACAACCGTTGCTTTAGATTTTACTGGTGAAAAACTAAATAAAATTACGAGTATTTTCTTCAACTTAAACTCTGCAGAAACTAATGATGAGATTCAGAAAATTGCTCAAGAAGTTTCTCCTTGGTTAAGTGAATTTAGTAATGATATTACCTTAAACGAAGATTTGTTTAAAAGAGTAAAATCGGTTTTTGATAGTAAAGAAACGTTAGATTTAACACCAGAGCAAACAATGCTTTTAGAAAAGCAGTACAAAAGTTTTGCAAGAAATGGTGCTAATTTAAAGGAATCGGATAAAGTAAAGCTTCGTAAAATTGATGCTCAACTCTCTAAATTATCTTTAAAATTTGGAGAAAACGTATTAGCAGAAACCAATGCTTTTGAACTTCACTTAACAAATGAAGAAGATTTAGCTGGCTTGCCAGAAAGTGTAAAAGAAGCAGCCAAAGAAGTAGCAACTTCTAAAGAGAAAGTAGGATATATTTTTACCTTAGATTACCCAAGTTACATTCCTTTTTTAACCTATGCAGACAATAGAGAGTTGCGTAAAAAAATGGCAATTGCAGCTGGTAAAAAAGCTTTCCAAGACAATGAATTCAACAATGAAAAAATTGTTTTAGAAATTGTAAATCTTCGTCATCAAAGAGCTAATTTATTAGGTTATAAAACACATGCTCATTTTGTTTTAGAAGAAAGAATGGCAGAAACGCCAGAAAAAGTAATCGAATTTTCTAATAATCTTTTAGAAAAAGCAAAACCTGCTGCTTTAAAAGAGTTTGAAAACTTAGAAAACTTTGCTAAAAAATTAGACGGAATAGATCATCTTGAAAAATGGGATGGTTCATACTATTCTGAGAAGTTAAAGAAAGAATTATTCGATTTAGATCAAGAATTATTAAAGCCTTATTTTAAATTAGAAAACGTAATTGATGGTGTTTTTGAAATTGCCAACAGATTATATGATTTAAAATTTGAAGAAGTTTCTAACATCGACAAATATCACGAAGATGTTAAAACCTATAATGTAACAGACACAAACGGTAACTTTATTTCTGTGTTTTATGCAGATTTTCATCCAAGAAAAGGAAAACGTAATGGTGCGTGGATGACAAGTTACAAATCGCAACAAATTAAAAACGGAATTAACGAAAGACCACAGGTTTCCATTGTTTGTAATTTTACCAAACCCACCGAAACCAAACCGTCTTTATTAACGTTTAACGAGGTTACAACCTTGTTTCATGAATTTGGTCATGCATTACACGGAATGCTAGCAAATACAACTTATAACAGCTTATCTGGAACGTCTGTTTCTTGGGATTTTGTAGAATTACCAAGTCAGGTTTTAGAAAACTGGTGTTTCGAGAAAGAAGCCTTAGAATTGTTTGCAAAGCATTATGAAACCGGAGAAGTTATTCCGATGAAATATGTAGAAAAAATTAAAGAATCTGCAAGTTTTCATGAAGGTATGCAAACCTTACGTCAGTTAAGTTTTGGGTTGTTAGACATGCAGTGGCATGGTAGCGAGTCTTCACAGACAATTACTTCTATAAAAGAGTTTGAAAATGCAGCTTTTGAAAACACAAAATTATATCCTGATGTTGCAGAAAACTGTATGAGTACTGCTTTTTCTCATATTTTTCAAGGAGGATATTCTGCCGGATATTACTCGTACAAATGGGCAGAAGTTTTAGATGCAGATGCTTTTGAATATTTCTTAGAAGAAGGAATTTTTAACAAAGAAGTAGCTACAAAATTTAAAGACAATGTACTTTCTAAAGGTGGAACAGAAAAACCTATGGAATTATACAAACGTTTTAGAGGTAAAGAACCTAAACCAGATGCACTTTTAAGAAGAGCGGGGTTAATTTAG
- the purE gene encoding 5-(carboxyamino)imidazole ribonucleotide mutase: MVGIIMGSDSDLPIMQEAIDILESFNIAIEVDIVSAHRTPEKLVDYSKNAHKRGIQVIIAGAGGAAHLPGMVASMSPLPVIGVPVKSRNSIDGWDSVLSILQMPGGVPVATVALDGAKNAGILAAQIIGASDKAVLDKIIAYKEELKLKVEQASERVRK, translated from the coding sequence ATGGTAGGTATAATAATGGGAAGTGATTCTGATCTTCCAATAATGCAAGAAGCAATAGACATTTTAGAGAGTTTTAATATTGCAATAGAAGTAGATATTGTTTCTGCTCACAGAACTCCAGAAAAATTAGTAGACTATTCTAAAAACGCGCACAAAAGAGGTATTCAAGTAATAATAGCGGGTGCTGGTGGCGCAGCGCATTTACCAGGAATGGTTGCTTCTATGAGTCCGTTGCCTGTAATAGGAGTTCCTGTGAAAAGCAGAAATTCTATTGATGGTTGGGATTCTGTTTTATCAATTTTACAAATGCCTGGTGGCGTACCTGTAGCAACGGTTGCTTTAGATGGCGCAAAAAACGCAGGTATTTTAGCGGCTCAAATAATTGGTGCTTCAGACAAAGCTGTTTTAGATAAAATAATTGCTTACAAAGAAGAATTAAAATTGAAGGTTGAACAGGCTTCTGAACGAGTTAGAAAATAA
- a CDS encoding 5-(carboxyamino)imidazole ribonucleotide synthase, with amino-acid sequence MKNYYSSDFKLGVLGGGQLGRMLLAETQKLDIHTSILESNKNAPCAEICNTFVVGDLLDFDAVYNFGKTVDVLTIEIENVNLDALDRLEEEGLTIFPKPKDLRIIQSKARQKNFYIDHQIPTAAFSHYAYLEELKHCFENNIIDFPFVWKAARFGYDGTGVKIVRNIDDLNNLPNVECITEKLIPFKNELAVIVARNVSGEVKTYPVVEMEFHPEANQVEYVICPARIDSTVAEKAREVALKVVSDLDFVGLLAVEMFQTVDDKILVNEVAPRPHNSGHYSIEASYTNQFEQHIRSILNLPLGNTDSKVAGIMVNLVGEEGFSGDVIYENIEEILKIDGVTPHIYGKKETRPFRKMGHVTIVNTDIDIARKVAQEVKETIRVISKNN; translated from the coding sequence GTGAAAAACTATTATTCTTCAGATTTTAAATTAGGCGTTCTTGGTGGCGGACAATTAGGCAGAATGCTTTTGGCCGAAACTCAAAAATTAGACATTCATACTTCTATTTTAGAAAGCAATAAAAACGCACCTTGTGCAGAAATTTGCAACACTTTTGTTGTTGGAGATTTATTAGATTTTGATGCTGTTTATAACTTTGGTAAAACAGTAGATGTACTAACTATTGAAATTGAAAATGTAAACCTAGATGCCTTAGATAGATTAGAAGAAGAAGGTTTAACAATTTTTCCGAAGCCAAAAGATTTACGTATTATTCAGAGTAAAGCAAGACAGAAAAATTTTTATATAGATCATCAAATTCCTACTGCAGCCTTTTCTCATTACGCGTATTTAGAGGAATTAAAACATTGTTTTGAAAACAATATTATAGATTTTCCTTTTGTCTGGAAAGCTGCTCGTTTTGGTTATGATGGTACTGGTGTTAAAATTGTTAGAAATATAGACGATTTAAACAACTTACCAAATGTAGAATGTATTACAGAAAAACTGATTCCTTTTAAAAACGAATTGGCAGTAATTGTAGCAAGAAATGTTAGTGGAGAGGTAAAAACATATCCCGTTGTAGAAATGGAATTTCATCCAGAAGCAAACCAGGTTGAGTATGTTATTTGTCCGGCAAGGATAGATAGTACCGTTGCAGAAAAAGCAAGAGAGGTTGCTTTAAAAGTAGTAAGTGATTTAGATTTTGTTGGTTTGTTGGCTGTAGAAATGTTTCAAACAGTAGATGATAAAATTTTAGTGAATGAAGTTGCTCCAAGACCTCATAATTCTGGTCATTATTCTATAGAAGCAAGTTATACCAATCAATTTGAACAACATATTCGTTCTATTTTAAACCTTCCTTTAGGAAATACAGACAGTAAAGTTGCCGGAATTATGGTAAACCTTGTTGGTGAAGAAGGTTTTTCTGGTGATGTAATTTACGAAAATATAGAAGAGATTCTAAAGATTGATGGTGTTACGCCACATATCTACGGAAAAAAAGAAACTCGTCCGTTTCGAAAAATGGGACATGTTACGATTGTAAATACAGATATTGATATTGCAAGAAAAGTAGCACAAGAAGTAAAAGAAACGATTAGAGTTATAAGTAAAAACAATTAA